From Deferrisoma camini S3R1, the proteins below share one genomic window:
- a CDS encoding corrinoid protein produces MAVQDIYDAVLEFDEDRVAELVRAELDAGSDVHSVLNQGLIAAMDEVGQKFSEGELFVPEMLMAAQAMKAGLEVLRPRLGADDAQPKGTLVIGTVKGDLHDIGKNLVAMMLEGAGFQVIDLGVDVDTDRFLAAAAEHQAQIVCMSALLTTTMPAMEATVKAIRDNGLAIRTMVGGAPVTEAFARKIGADGYSEDAPGAVELARRLIAA; encoded by the coding sequence ATGGCCGTCCAAGACATCTACGATGCCGTGCTGGAGTTTGACGAGGATCGCGTGGCCGAGCTGGTGCGGGCCGAGCTGGACGCCGGCTCCGACGTGCACTCGGTGCTCAACCAAGGGCTCATCGCAGCCATGGACGAGGTGGGCCAGAAGTTCAGCGAAGGCGAGCTGTTCGTGCCCGAGATGCTCATGGCCGCCCAGGCCATGAAGGCAGGGCTCGAGGTGCTCCGGCCCCGGCTGGGCGCGGACGACGCCCAGCCCAAGGGGACCCTGGTGATCGGCACCGTGAAGGGCGACCTCCACGACATCGGCAAGAACCTCGTGGCCATGATGCTCGAGGGCGCCGGGTTCCAGGTGATCGACCTTGGGGTCGACGTGGACACCGACAGGTTCCTCGCCGCGGCCGCAGAGCACCAGGCCCAGATCGTGTGCATGTCGGCGCTGCTCACCACCACCATGCCGGCCATGGAGGCCACGGTGAAGGCCATCCGGGACAACGGGCTGGCCATTCGGACCATGGTCGGAGGCGCTCCGGTCACGGAGGCCTTCGCCCGGAAGATCGGGGCCGACGGCTACAGCGAGGACGCCCCCGGCGCCGTGGAACTGGCCCGCCGCCTGATCGCGGCCTAG
- a CDS encoding BCCT family transporter, with the protein MPEPRGSSARPFDPITFGVSAAVTAAFVLWAVVAPTSFSDTINAVFSWTTTQWGWLYLLTAFLLVVASFLLLVTDLGKMRLGRPDDRPEFSNFSWFAMLFGAAIAAGIIFWGPAEPAYHYMTPPPYFGGAAKTPEAAANAMTQSFFHWGLSAWAIYLMLTVPLAHACYTKDLPFRFSSAFYYVLGDRIFGVWGKVLDIFAVFATLGGLATTTGLVALQMKSGIQFAYGFDVGTVGTYAIIGVLTAVFTLAVYTGLEKGVKLLADWRMYATIAVWLFVFLVGPTRYFMDLFTNSLGQYLQNFLGLSLYTEPGAAEKWIGAWTVFYWAWWMSWAPFVAMFIARISKGRTIRQTVAATLILPTLADFLWYAVIGGAGIHWDVTQTIADHGVESAIFAIARHLPLTQVLTVGLVVLVGVFVLTSANSAAMALAMFVSGHETPSRNLRAFWGIALGGVAAVLAGTGSLKAIQTASIATAFPLMFLLLAVIYGTFRGLSRYRREMTTDTVTQRAA; encoded by the coding sequence ATGCCGGAGCCCCGTGGTTCGTCCGCCCGCCCCTTCGACCCGATCACCTTTGGGGTGTCGGCCGCGGTCACCGCCGCCTTCGTCCTGTGGGCCGTGGTGGCGCCCACATCGTTCTCCGACACCATCAACGCCGTGTTCTCCTGGACCACCACCCAGTGGGGTTGGCTCTACCTCCTGACCGCCTTCCTGCTCGTGGTCGCGTCGTTCCTGCTCCTGGTCACCGATCTGGGGAAGATGCGCCTCGGAAGACCCGACGACCGGCCCGAGTTCTCCAACTTCTCCTGGTTCGCCATGCTGTTCGGGGCGGCCATCGCGGCCGGCATCATCTTCTGGGGGCCGGCCGAGCCGGCCTACCACTACATGACCCCGCCGCCGTACTTCGGGGGGGCGGCCAAGACCCCCGAGGCCGCGGCCAACGCCATGACCCAGTCGTTCTTCCACTGGGGGCTGTCGGCCTGGGCCATCTACCTCATGCTCACGGTCCCCCTGGCCCACGCCTGCTACACCAAGGACCTGCCGTTCCGGTTCTCGAGCGCCTTCTACTACGTGCTGGGCGACCGGATCTTCGGGGTCTGGGGCAAGGTACTGGACATCTTCGCCGTGTTCGCCACCCTGGGGGGCCTGGCCACCACCACCGGGCTGGTGGCCCTGCAGATGAAGAGCGGCATCCAGTTCGCATACGGGTTCGACGTGGGCACCGTGGGCACCTACGCGATCATCGGCGTTCTGACGGCCGTGTTCACCCTGGCCGTGTACACGGGCCTCGAAAAGGGCGTGAAGCTGCTGGCCGATTGGCGCATGTACGCCACGATCGCGGTGTGGCTGTTCGTGTTCCTGGTGGGGCCCACCCGGTACTTCATGGACCTGTTCACCAACAGCCTGGGCCAGTACCTTCAGAACTTCCTGGGTCTGAGCCTCTACACCGAGCCCGGGGCGGCCGAGAAGTGGATCGGCGCCTGGACCGTGTTCTACTGGGCCTGGTGGATGAGCTGGGCCCCGTTCGTGGCCATGTTCATCGCCCGGATCTCCAAGGGCCGCACCATCCGGCAGACCGTGGCCGCCACCCTGATCCTGCCCACCCTGGCCGACTTCCTGTGGTACGCCGTGATCGGCGGGGCCGGCATCCACTGGGACGTGACCCAGACCATCGCGGACCACGGCGTGGAGAGCGCGATCTTCGCCATCGCCCGGCACCTGCCCCTCACCCAGGTGCTCACCGTAGGCCTCGTGGTGCTCGTGGGCGTGTTCGTGCTGACCAGCGCCAACTCGGCCGCCATGGCCCTGGCCATGTTCGTGTCGGGCCACGAGACCCCGAGCCGGAACCTGAGGGCCTTCTGGGGCATCGCCCTGGGCGGGGTGGCCGCGGTGCTGGCCGGCACCGGAAGCCTCAAGGCGATCCAGACCGCCTCGATCGCCACGGCGTTCCCCCTGATGTTCCTGCTGCTGGCCGTGATCTACGGCACGTTCCGGGGGCTTTCGCGCTACCGCCGGGAGATGACGACCGACACCGTCACCCAAAGGGCTGCCTGA
- a CDS encoding trimethylamine methyltransferase family protein, translated as MRRPRRHEEEIRSMHDRMHEFTPEELLRLHDASMELLASTGVAFNEPEALEIFEKHGKSVDGKVVRLTEADVRAALETAPGRFVIHARNPEHDVAVGGDDFVLAPGYGAPFVATAEGVQREATLEDYNRFCKLIQTSPYLDMNGFMMVEPSDVPSDTAHLDMLFSSIVLCDKAFMGAPVSRQGARDTLEMAGRIWGGTEAIRNKPVTISLINSLSPLQFSEEMAASLIELARYGQPCVVAALIMAGSSGPVTQAGVLALQNAEILAGITLAQLVNPGTPVVYGSTSSAMDMRSGGLSIGAPEYPMFVSAAAQMARFYGLPCRSGGALTDSHVPDAQAGMESALSLLTTVRNGVNFVLHSAGILGSYIAMSFEKFLLDEELCGMVRKITSPVAVTDEAIDLPTIQQVGIGGQYLTQPKTFKLCRTEFFLPKLANRASHEGWKQAGGLDAARRAARAVEERLARYRKPDIDPAVERDLAAYVETRKRGT; from the coding sequence CTGAGGCGGCCGCGACGTCACGAAGAGGAGATCCGATCCATGCACGACCGCATGCACGAGTTCACACCCGAGGAGCTTCTACGGCTCCACGACGCCTCCATGGAGCTTCTGGCCAGCACGGGGGTGGCGTTCAACGAGCCCGAGGCCCTGGAGATCTTCGAGAAGCACGGCAAGAGCGTGGACGGCAAGGTTGTCCGGCTCACCGAGGCCGATGTCCGCGCCGCCCTGGAGACCGCGCCCGGCCGGTTCGTGATCCACGCCCGCAACCCCGAGCACGACGTGGCCGTGGGCGGGGACGACTTCGTCCTGGCCCCCGGCTACGGCGCTCCGTTCGTGGCGACGGCCGAAGGGGTCCAGCGGGAGGCGACTCTTGAGGACTACAACCGGTTCTGCAAGCTCATCCAGACCTCCCCGTACCTGGACATGAACGGGTTCATGATGGTGGAGCCGTCGGACGTGCCGAGCGACACCGCCCACCTGGACATGCTCTTTTCGAGCATCGTCCTGTGCGACAAGGCGTTCATGGGGGCCCCGGTGTCCCGGCAGGGCGCGCGGGACACCCTGGAGATGGCCGGCCGGATCTGGGGCGGCACCGAGGCGATCCGGAACAAACCGGTGACGATCTCGCTGATCAACTCCCTCTCCCCCCTGCAGTTCTCCGAGGAGATGGCCGCGAGCCTCATCGAGCTGGCCCGGTACGGGCAGCCCTGCGTCGTGGCCGCCCTGATCATGGCCGGGTCGTCGGGGCCGGTGACCCAGGCCGGGGTGCTCGCGCTCCAGAACGCCGAGATCCTGGCCGGCATCACCCTGGCCCAGCTGGTGAACCCCGGCACCCCGGTCGTGTACGGCTCCACCTCGTCGGCCATGGACATGCGCAGCGGCGGCCTCTCGATCGGCGCCCCGGAGTACCCGATGTTCGTGTCGGCCGCGGCACAGATGGCCCGGTTCTACGGGCTGCCCTGCCGAAGCGGCGGCGCCCTGACCGACAGCCACGTGCCCGACGCCCAGGCGGGCATGGAGTCGGCCCTCTCCCTTCTGACCACGGTGCGAAACGGCGTGAACTTCGTGCTCCACTCCGCCGGCATCCTGGGGTCGTACATTGCGATGAGCTTCGAGAAGTTCCTGCTGGACGAGGAGCTGTGCGGCATGGTCCGCAAGATCACCTCGCCCGTGGCCGTGACCGATGAAGCGATCGACCTGCCCACCATCCAGCAGGTCGGGATCGGCGGCCAGTACCTGACCCAGCCCAAGACGTTCAAACTGTGCCGCACCGAGTTCTTCCTGCCCAAGCTGGCGAACCGGGCCAGCCACGAGGGCTGGAAGCAGGCCGGCGGCCTGGACGCGGCCCGCCGCGCCGCCCGGGCGGTGGAGGAGCGCCTGGCCCGGTACCGGAAGCCCGACATCGACCCGGCCGTGGAGCGGGACCTGGCCGCCTACGTGGAGACCCGCAAGCGCGGGACGTGA
- a CDS encoding methyltetrahydrofolate cobalamin methyltransferase: MIIVGELINASRKAIAPAIEARDARAIAQVARDQHDAGADYIDVNAGIFVGQEADYLRWLVETVQSEVDTPCCLDSPDPRAIEAALAVHRGPEPAMINSISLEKDRYEALLPLIAGTELKVVALCMSDEGMPETTDQRLAIADRLVNGLVQAGVGVGNIFVDPLVQPLSTRSDFGVEFLNAVEAIRGRFPGIHTMCGLSNISYGLPERKLLNQTFMVMAIAKGLDGAIVNPLDRRMMAQIVAAETLAGRDGYCMNYLKAFRAKRFADL; encoded by the coding sequence ATGATCATCGTCGGAGAGCTCATCAACGCCAGCCGCAAGGCGATCGCACCGGCCATCGAGGCCCGCGACGCCCGGGCCATCGCCCAGGTGGCCCGGGACCAGCACGACGCCGGGGCCGACTACATCGACGTGAACGCCGGCATCTTCGTGGGCCAGGAGGCCGACTACCTGCGCTGGCTCGTGGAGACCGTGCAGTCCGAGGTGGACACCCCCTGCTGCCTCGACAGCCCCGACCCCAGGGCCATCGAGGCGGCCCTCGCCGTCCACCGGGGCCCCGAGCCCGCCATGATCAACTCGATCAGCCTGGAGAAGGACCGCTACGAGGCCCTGCTGCCCCTCATTGCCGGCACCGAGCTGAAGGTGGTGGCCCTGTGCATGAGCGACGAGGGCATGCCCGAGACCACGGACCAGCGGCTGGCGATCGCCGACCGGCTCGTGAACGGGCTCGTCCAAGCCGGGGTGGGCGTGGGGAACATCTTCGTGGATCCCCTGGTCCAGCCCCTTTCGACCCGCAGCGACTTCGGGGTGGAGTTCCTGAACGCGGTGGAGGCGATCCGGGGCCGGTTCCCGGGCATCCACACGATGTGCGGGCTTTCCAACATCAGCTACGGGCTTCCGGAACGGAAGCTCCTCAACCAGACCTTCATGGTCATGGCCATCGCCAAGGGGCTGGACGGGGCGATCGTGAACCCCCTGGACCGGCGGATGATGGCCCAGATCGTGGCGGCCGAGACCCTGGCCGGCCGCGACGGCTACTGCATGAACTACCTCAAGGCCTTTCGGGCGAAACGCTTCGCAGACCTCTGA
- a CDS encoding BCCT family transporter yields the protein MRWLDSRIDRRVFWGAALLVLPFLLAGALAPEATGGAANGVLQAVTTHLGGLYLGLVSLFVGAGLVLALSPLGRIRLGRDDEPPEFSRTSWFAMLFSAGMGIGLVFWSVAEPMTHFTSPPTGPSGTPEAARLAFKIFFFHWGVHAWGTYVVVGLAIAYFHFRKGEPALVSRCLAPLIGRRRAEGWPGVVVDVLAIWATVMGVVTSLGLGALQITSGLHLSAGLPGGAGTTLAVIGVITLLFIASAVSGVNRGIKLLSNLNVLLMLTLLGFFLAYGPTRALAATFGRALADYLRDIVPLSTSTTLFGNPEWTRAWTVFYWAWWVAWAPFVGAFIARISRGRTVREFVIGVMVLPSLFSFAFASALGGTAVHIDLAQGGAIARMVQTAVESALFGTLRQLPHYGLLTALANLLIASFFITSADSATYVVSTFSTGGAERASRRLIVFWGATLGAVAAVLVYAGGLNALQTASIVGSLPFLAVMVLLLAATVRDMWEEIRTSPPNP from the coding sequence ATGCGTTGGCTCGACTCCCGGATCGACCGCAGGGTGTTCTGGGGCGCGGCCCTGCTGGTGCTGCCGTTCCTCCTGGCCGGTGCCCTGGCGCCCGAGGCCACCGGTGGGGCGGCCAACGGGGTCCTCCAGGCCGTCACGACACACCTCGGGGGGCTCTACCTGGGGCTCGTGAGCCTGTTCGTGGGGGCCGGGCTGGTCCTGGCCCTCTCGCCCCTCGGCCGAATCCGCCTGGGCCGGGACGACGAGCCTCCCGAGTTCAGCCGGACGAGCTGGTTCGCCATGCTCTTCTCCGCCGGCATGGGCATCGGGCTGGTGTTCTGGTCGGTCGCCGAGCCCATGACCCACTTCACCTCGCCCCCCACGGGGCCGTCCGGCACCCCCGAGGCGGCCCGGCTCGCCTTCAAGATCTTCTTCTTCCACTGGGGCGTGCACGCCTGGGGCACCTACGTGGTGGTGGGGCTGGCCATCGCCTACTTCCACTTCCGCAAGGGCGAGCCCGCCCTCGTCTCCCGATGCCTGGCTCCGCTGATCGGCCGGCGCCGGGCCGAGGGATGGCCCGGGGTGGTGGTGGACGTGCTCGCGATCTGGGCCACGGTGATGGGGGTCGTGACCTCGCTGGGGCTCGGCGCCCTCCAGATCACGAGCGGGCTCCACCTGAGCGCTGGCCTGCCCGGCGGGGCGGGCACCACGCTCGCCGTGATCGGCGTGATCACGCTCTTGTTCATCGCATCGGCCGTGAGCGGGGTGAACCGGGGCATCAAGCTGCTGTCGAACCTGAACGTGCTCCTGATGCTCACGCTCCTGGGGTTCTTCCTGGCCTACGGGCCCACCCGGGCCCTCGCCGCGACCTTCGGCCGGGCCCTGGCAGACTACCTGCGGGACATCGTGCCGCTGTCCACGAGCACGACCCTGTTCGGGAACCCCGAGTGGACCCGCGCGTGGACCGTGTTCTACTGGGCCTGGTGGGTCGCCTGGGCGCCGTTCGTCGGCGCGTTCATCGCCCGCATCTCCCGGGGCCGAACCGTGCGCGAGTTCGTGATCGGGGTCATGGTGCTGCCGTCCCTGTTCTCGTTCGCCTTTGCGTCGGCCCTGGGCGGCACCGCCGTGCACATCGACCTGGCCCAGGGCGGGGCCATCGCGAGGATGGTGCAGACCGCCGTGGAGAGCGCCCTGTTCGGGACCCTCCGCCAGCTGCCCCATTACGGGCTCCTAACCGCCCTGGCGAACCTCCTGATCGCCTCGTTCTTCATCACCTCGGCCGACTCGGCCACCTACGTGGTGAGCACCTTCTCCACGGGCGGCGCCGAGCGGGCAAGCCGCCGGCTCATCGTGTTCTGGGGGGCGACCCTGGGGGCCGTGGCCGCCGTTCTCGTGTACGCCGGGGGGCTCAACGCGCTCCAGACCGCCTCGATCGTGGGCTCCCTGCCGTTTCTCGCCGTAATGGTGCTGCTCCTCGCAGCCACCGTCCGAGACATGTGGGAGGAGATCCGTACCTCCCCACCCAACCCTTGA